In Liquorilactobacillus nagelii DSM 13675, the following proteins share a genomic window:
- the fliG gene encoding flagellar motor switch protein FliG: MDSMEGVRKAAILLISLGSETSSKIMKLLPENLIKKLTYAIANIEAVDSDEQSQVLNEVVNTIHAHKYVLDGGIDYAKNLLMQAVGPQKAKEILDVLKQIQLKERPFDIVRRADVKQLVNLLSDEHPQTVALIFCYLQSNKAAEVLSNFPPEKQADIAERIGTISSASPAIIKQVEGVIETKFSSYVENDNENIGGVKTLVDILNSVSRSTEKHILGDLEKRQPELASEVKASLFTFDDIITLDPRDVQKVLRDVENDVLVLSLKGANDQIKEFVFSNLSTRAVENIKEEIEFLGPTRLSNIEEAQQKIVGVIRRLDEAGEIIIQRGGQDEVVS; the protein is encoded by the coding sequence ATGGATTCAATGGAAGGAGTTAGGAAAGCAGCAATTCTTTTAATTTCTTTAGGTTCAGAAACCTCTTCGAAAATCATGAAATTGTTGCCGGAAAATCTCATTAAAAAACTAACCTATGCAATTGCGAATATTGAAGCGGTCGATTCGGATGAACAGTCACAAGTTCTAAATGAAGTTGTTAATACGATTCATGCCCATAAATATGTTTTAGATGGTGGGATTGATTACGCTAAGAATTTATTAATGCAAGCAGTCGGTCCGCAAAAAGCAAAGGAAATTCTAGACGTTTTAAAACAAATTCAACTAAAAGAACGTCCCTTTGATATTGTGAGACGAGCAGATGTTAAACAACTGGTCAATTTATTGTCGGATGAACATCCTCAAACAGTAGCGTTAATCTTTTGCTATTTACAATCAAATAAGGCTGCCGAAGTTCTTTCAAATTTCCCACCTGAAAAGCAAGCGGATATTGCCGAACGAATCGGAACGATTTCCAGTGCTTCGCCAGCAATTATCAAGCAAGTTGAAGGGGTAATTGAAACTAAGTTTTCAAGCTATGTTGAAAATGATAATGAAAATATTGGTGGTGTGAAAACCTTAGTTGATATTCTCAATTCTGTTAGCCGCAGTACTGAAAAACATATTTTGGGAGACTTGGAAAAGCGGCAGCCTGAATTGGCGAGCGAAGTTAAGGCTAGTCTCTTTACCTTTGATGACATCATCACACTTGATCCACGAGATGTTCAAAAAGTCTTGCGCGATGTTGAAAATGATGTCTTGGTATTGTCGCTTAAAGGTGCTAATGATCAAATTAAAGAATTTGTCTTCTCTAACTTATCAACGCGAGCTGTTGAAAATATCAAAGAAGAAATTGAGTTCTTGGGGCCTACTCGATTGTCCAATATTGAAGAGGCTCAACAGAAAATCGTTGGCGTTATTCGTCGCTTAGATGAAGCTGGTGAGATTATCATTCAAAGAGGTGGGCAAGATGAAGTCGTCAGCTAA
- a CDS encoding FliH/SctL family protein, with protein sequence MKSSAKSILKQAAVAESGQAKAIITKQPLKSQSEDETGNLWLKDGTLNPQTKLISPEEQLELKSVRQQIIDQAKKDAERLKQQGYQAGEAAGHKAGYQAGYQKGLSAGQQAAEKLTAQAEKNMQIAMTSAQTYVLERKKELMQFVIKMAETLVKKELDQDPTAINAILQPILLQMQQPEQLLIIRAHPRYHQQLERQMKLEKQKLPGFRYLILDDADKSAYQVSVESDEGLALFDLGQELERFLQQAEKKVI encoded by the coding sequence ATGAAGTCGTCAGCTAAGAGCATTTTAAAACAAGCAGCGGTGGCTGAATCAGGCCAAGCTAAGGCGATTATTACTAAGCAGCCTCTTAAAAGCCAATCAGAGGACGAAACTGGAAATTTGTGGTTGAAAGATGGAACATTGAATCCACAAACTAAATTAATTTCGCCTGAAGAACAACTTGAGCTTAAGTCCGTCCGACAGCAAATTATTGATCAGGCGAAAAAAGATGCTGAACGATTAAAACAACAGGGCTATCAAGCAGGCGAAGCTGCCGGACATAAAGCGGGCTATCAAGCAGGTTATCAAAAAGGTCTATCGGCTGGGCAGCAGGCAGCTGAAAAATTAACAGCACAAGCTGAAAAAAATATGCAAATAGCGATGACAAGTGCTCAGACATATGTCCTTGAACGGAAAAAGGAGTTAATGCAATTTGTGATTAAGATGGCTGAAACTTTGGTCAAGAAAGAATTGGATCAAGATCCGACTGCCATTAATGCAATCTTACAGCCGATTCTATTACAAATGCAGCAACCGGAACAGCTATTAATTATTCGAGCTCATCCACGTTATCACCAGCAGTTAGAACGTCAGATGAAATTAGAAAAGCAAAAGTTGCCGGGATTTCGTTATTTGATTTTAGATGATGCTGATAAATCAGCTTATCAAGTATCGGTTGAATCTGATGAAGGACTTGCTTTATTTGATTTAGGCCAAGAATTGGAACGCTTTTTACAACAGGCTGAGAAAAAGGTGATTTGA
- the fliI gene encoding flagellar protein export ATPase FliI, translating into MEFSLPLTDYLNQAQKYHFFFTYGKVSEVVGLLIKVEGLNVFIGEVCEVEVNKSGRVAQAEVVGFVKKTVLLMPLGELNGIGPGCLVRPTGHLLSVKVGKALLGHTLDGLGRIIDGNSVDQADLIAYPVQHDSPDPFRRRPIKQILPTGVRPIDGLLTVGEGQRLGIFAGSGVGKSTLLGMIAKFSEADVIVIGLIGERGREVREFIEKDLGEEGYRKAVVVCATSDQPPLVRLKGAYVATAIAEYFRDQGKKVVLMMDSVTRFAMAQREIGLSVGEPPTTKGYPPSVFAILPKLLERSGTSSHGSITAFYTVLVEGDDMNEPIADAVRGILDGHIILSRKIASQNHYPAIDIQNSLSRLMKDLVADEQYKAAGELRENMTVYADAKDLLDVGAYKPGTNAVIDYAVSLHHPIDSFLCQQVDEFSEYSATVKQLLQLFDDQSTDRSQQLQST; encoded by the coding sequence ATGGAATTTTCACTCCCACTAACAGATTATTTAAATCAAGCACAAAAATATCATTTTTTCTTTACTTATGGAAAAGTTAGCGAAGTTGTTGGTTTATTGATTAAAGTTGAGGGACTAAATGTTTTTATTGGTGAAGTTTGTGAAGTTGAAGTCAATAAATCAGGGAGAGTAGCTCAAGCCGAAGTTGTTGGATTTGTCAAAAAGACAGTTCTACTGATGCCTCTAGGGGAATTAAATGGTATTGGTCCGGGATGCTTGGTCCGACCAACTGGTCACTTATTGTCAGTCAAGGTAGGAAAAGCCCTGTTAGGGCACACTCTGGATGGCTTAGGACGAATAATTGATGGAAATTCAGTTGATCAAGCAGATTTAATTGCTTATCCGGTTCAACATGATTCACCTGATCCATTTCGCCGTCGACCGATTAAGCAGATTTTACCAACTGGTGTGCGGCCGATTGATGGTTTATTGACGGTTGGAGAAGGGCAGCGATTAGGCATTTTTGCTGGTAGTGGGGTTGGAAAGAGTACGCTATTAGGGATGATTGCTAAATTTAGTGAAGCAGATGTCATTGTAATTGGATTGATTGGTGAACGTGGACGTGAAGTTCGTGAGTTTATTGAAAAGGACTTAGGTGAAGAAGGTTATCGTAAAGCGGTAGTGGTTTGTGCGACTTCAGATCAGCCACCACTAGTTCGTTTGAAGGGGGCTTATGTTGCTACGGCCATTGCAGAATATTTTCGTGATCAAGGCAAAAAAGTAGTTTTGATGATGGATTCAGTTACTCGTTTTGCAATGGCTCAGCGAGAGATTGGTTTGTCAGTTGGTGAACCGCCAACAACCAAAGGGTATCCGCCATCAGTATTTGCTATTTTACCAAAGCTGCTAGAACGCAGCGGTACCTCATCACATGGCTCAATTACCGCCTTTTATACGGTTTTAGTTGAAGGTGATGATATGAACGAGCCAATTGCTGACGCGGTTCGAGGAATATTAGATGGACATATTATTTTATCACGTAAGATAGCTAGTCAAAATCATTATCCAGCAATTGATATTCAAAATAGCTTAAGTCGGTTGATGAAGGACTTAGTAGCCGATGAACAATACAAAGCAGCAGGTGAATTACGGGAAAATATGACAGTTTATGCTGATGCAAAGGATTTATTAGATGTTGGAGCCTATAAACCGGGAACTAATGCTGTGATTGATTATGCTGTATCGTTGCATCATCCAATCGATTCATTTTTATGTCAGCAGGTAGACGAGTTTTCCGAATATTCAGCTACTGTCAAGCAATTATTGCAACTGTTTGATGATCAATCAACAGACCGTTCGCAACAACTACAGTCAACCTAA
- a CDS encoding flagellar export protein FliJ: MTNLLDFRQQQTDQAKENLMLEQKKLNLLQQKLSDLLQEKKATFKIDDFNIGRMQLQYRYILSLEHEIQLAAAAVAQQQQQVEQVREKLIAAKKESQVLEKLEEKQYSQYLLDSKRQEQIVLDEIANRKKFSLF; encoded by the coding sequence TTGACAAATTTATTAGATTTTCGTCAACAACAAACAGATCAGGCTAAAGAAAACTTAATGCTTGAACAAAAAAAGCTTAATTTGCTGCAACAGAAATTAAGTGATTTGTTACAAGAAAAAAAAGCAACGTTTAAAATAGATGATTTTAATATTGGCAGAATGCAGTTACAGTATCGCTATATTTTAAGTTTGGAACATGAAATTCAACTAGCAGCGGCGGCAGTAGCACAGCAACAACAGCAAGTTGAACAAGTTCGGGAAAAGTTGATAGCTGCAAAAAAAGAAAGCCAAGTTTTAGAAAAGTTGGAAGAAAAACAATACAGTCAATATTTGTTAGATAGCAAACGCCAAGAACAAATTGTTTTAGATGAAATTGCTAATCGAAAGAAGTTTTCTTTATTTTAA
- a CDS encoding flagellar hook-length control protein FliK, translating to MGNIGRLLKATTVKANGNSKNNKADKLKFYQTMSQLQLSSAKTTALPSQLKVNSLLDGKQAVAATRTAIITKNSLSSSPTKNNNNSFSGANRLADKNLDQTEQEDQAIASALASSILITSQNQSNMPLVEQNQKEQPALSVNSISSEDEKAANSSSVAPPTSPVTTTTNVAATETASPLKGSITSVKPTEKAELKAANSSSVAPPTSPVTTTTNVAATETASPLKGSITSVKPTEKAELKAANSSSVAPPTSSVTTTTTNVAATETASPLKGSITSVKPTGKVELKAANSSSVAPPTSPVTTTTTNVAATETTDQLEKISLGTANETISKNSEMQNISDKSQSFSLEKVIVIPLANQQQSTAGAISDSVELRNAPTAAHTLVKSTTINKNVAKTGMTSDLIQNIISANSSTKINTNTRPSANQGKQELVWNVADSRGQTRLVSNLTKEITTLKIPESKTVTIKLSPENLGNVEITMKTGQSQVSLAVKVQNTAAKELLGSIMDKLEQVLQNQPYSTDGSNGLKNAIPVNQANLTTAANTFFNFNSSQQQFTRQQPQHNFVGSSSKFANEAQKQTAEVQQRDLQKSTISILA from the coding sequence ATGGGAAATATCGGAAGATTACTTAAAGCGACAACTGTCAAAGCAAACGGTAATAGTAAAAACAATAAAGCAGATAAATTAAAGTTTTATCAGACAATGTCACAATTGCAACTGAGTTCAGCGAAAACTACGGCATTACCAAGCCAATTAAAAGTCAACTCATTGTTGGATGGTAAACAAGCAGTAGCGGCAACTCGGACGGCTATTATAACAAAAAATTCACTTTCAAGTTCTCCTACAAAAAACAACAATAATTCTTTTTCTGGTGCTAATCGTTTAGCAGACAAAAATTTGGATCAAACTGAACAAGAAGATCAGGCAATAGCATCAGCTTTGGCAAGCTCAATTTTGATAACTAGCCAAAACCAATCTAATATGCCATTAGTTGAACAAAATCAAAAAGAACAACCAGCATTGTCAGTCAATTCTATTAGTAGCGAGGATGAAAAAGCAGCCAATTCAAGTTCAGTTGCACCGCCAACTAGTCCAGTCACAACAACGACTAATGTTGCAGCGACTGAAACAGCCAGCCCGTTGAAAGGTTCAATTACAAGTGTCAAACCAACGGAAAAAGCTGAGCTTAAAGCAGCCAATTCAAGTTCAGTTGCACCGCCAACTAGTCCAGTCACAACAACAACTAATGTTGCAGCGACTGAAACAGCCAGCCCGTTGAAAGGTTCAATTACAAGTGTCAAACCAACGGAAAAAGCTGAGCTTAAAGCAGCCAATTCAAGTTCAGTTGCACCGCCAACTAGTTCAGTCACAACAACAACGACTAATGTTGCAGCGACTGAAACAGCCAGCCCGTTGAAAGGTTCAATTACAAGTGTCAAACCAACGGGAAAAGTTGAGCTTAAAGCAGCCAATTCAAGTTCAGTTGCACCGCCAACTAGTCCAGTCACAACAACAACGACTAATGTTGCAGCGACTGAAACAACGGATCAATTAGAAAAAATAAGCTTGGGCACTGCCAATGAGACTATATCAAAAAATTCTGAAATGCAAAACATTTCTGACAAATCGCAATCATTTAGTTTAGAGAAGGTTATTGTGATTCCATTGGCCAACCAACAGCAAAGCACAGCTGGAGCAATTAGTGATTCAGTCGAATTGAGGAATGCACCAACAGCTGCACATACTCTAGTAAAGTCGACTACAATCAATAAAAATGTTGCGAAAACAGGAATGACATCGGATTTGATTCAAAATATCATCTCGGCTAACTCAAGTACAAAAATTAACACTAACACTAGGCCTTCTGCAAACCAGGGGAAGCAAGAGTTAGTTTGGAACGTCGCTGATTCACGAGGACAAACTCGGCTTGTCAGCAATTTAACTAAGGAAATTACAACACTAAAAATTCCTGAAAGTAAAACTGTTACGATTAAATTATCTCCAGAAAATTTAGGAAATGTTGAAATTACCATGAAAACAGGCCAAAGCCAAGTATCTCTCGCAGTTAAGGTTCAAAATACAGCAGCAAAAGAATTATTAGGGTCGATTATGGATAAACTGGAACAAGTTTTACAAAATCAACCCTATTCAACTGATGGAAGTAATGGGCTAAAAAATGCAATTCCAGTTAATCAGGCTAATTTGACAACTGCAGCTAACACATTTTTTAACTTTAATAGTTCGCAGCAGCAATTTACTCGTCAGCAACCACAACACAATTTTGTTGGATCTAGCTCAAAATTTGCAAATGAAGCACAGAAGCAAACTGCTGAAGTCCAACAACGAGATTTGCAAAAAAGTACGATTAGCATCTTGGCCTAA
- a CDS encoding flagellar basal body rod modification protein: MNNSLTDAIASLASSNIYNADSSSSKTTVSMDDFLKIMSATMSNPSMDGSSSSGSGSSTDYMTSLAQYESLNTLMAMNKSLTASVAVQQQQEALGMLGKQVTLIDNGQSVSGKVDQVKFSNGLATLVVNGKEYQLSSLSEVGEGK, encoded by the coding sequence GTGAACAATAGTTTAACTGACGCAATTGCATCACTTGCTAGTTCAAATATCTATAATGCTGATAGTAGTAGCTCGAAAACTACGGTTTCAATGGATGATTTTCTGAAAATTATGTCTGCAACGATGAGCAATCCTTCAATGGATGGCAGCAGCTCTTCTGGCAGTGGGTCAAGCACTGATTATATGACATCACTGGCTCAATATGAAAGCTTGAATACCTTAATGGCAATGAATAAATCTTTAACAGCGTCTGTAGCTGTACAGCAACAGCAAGAGGCACTGGGAATGTTAGGCAAGCAGGTTACCTTGATTGATAACGGTCAGTCGGTTAGCGGCAAGGTTGATCAAGTTAAATTTTCTAATGGTTTAGCAACGTTAGTGGTGAATGGAAAAGAATATCAGCTTAGTTCCCTGAGTGAAGTAGGTGAAGGTAAATAA
- a CDS encoding TIGR02530 family flagellar biosynthesis protein, which translates to MLDRINGIASNSLNVPTKAMDSKAAKVPAFKQILQQKTNKVNVSKHAQQRLVSRNLQLGQDDIHQLSTAMNELKAKGSKESLLVYKNMGIIANVQNRTIITAMDMNELETVTNIDSTKFIK; encoded by the coding sequence ATGTTGGATAGAATTAATGGGATAGCTTCCAATAGTTTGAATGTTCCAACAAAGGCCATGGATTCAAAAGCAGCAAAAGTGCCAGCTTTTAAGCAAATTTTACAGCAAAAAACAAATAAAGTTAATGTTTCTAAACATGCGCAACAGCGCCTAGTATCTCGTAATTTGCAACTTGGACAAGATGATATTCATCAATTGTCGACAGCGATGAATGAGCTGAAAGCCAAGGGAAGTAAGGAATCGCTTTTGGTCTATAAGAATATGGGTATTATTGCTAATGTCCAAAATCGAACGATTATTACAGCGATGGATATGAATGAATTGGAAACAGTAACTAATATTGACAGTACAAAGTTTATTAAATAA
- a CDS encoding flagellar hook-basal body complex protein, producing the protein MLRSLYSGVSGLKSMQTDLDVVANNIANVNTPGFKSSRAMFQDMVSQTLSDATAPSNASGGINAKQIGLGTQIGSIDTITTNGAPKSTGRSLDLYINGGGYFAVQGTGTTPQTYYTRVGAFERDASGNLVSTSGGMKVLGWTQTPAAYNGTDNVSTTGNPGTINIPSTLNGVQYSAGSLAIDQNGLITATYGNQKYAFGKLAFANFTNPEGLERVGDTQFAASANSGAVSYSPSGSNGVGSLVSGELEMSNVDLSSEFTEMIIANRAYQANARVITTSDDVLQELTGLKRS; encoded by the coding sequence ATGTTAAGATCACTTTATTCAGGTGTTAGTGGATTGAAAAGTATGCAGACAGATTTGGATGTAGTTGCAAACAACATTGCTAATGTTAATACTCCAGGTTTTAAATCGAGTCGAGCGATGTTTCAAGATATGGTTAGCCAAACATTGTCGGATGCAACGGCACCTTCAAACGCTTCTGGCGGGATTAATGCTAAACAGATTGGATTAGGTACTCAAATTGGATCGATTGATACGATTACGACTAATGGAGCACCAAAATCAACCGGTCGAAGCCTAGATTTGTATATAAATGGTGGTGGCTATTTTGCTGTTCAAGGAACAGGAACAACTCCACAGACATACTATACGCGGGTCGGAGCATTTGAACGGGATGCAAGTGGAAATCTAGTGTCTACTAGTGGTGGCATGAAAGTTTTAGGTTGGACCCAGACGCCGGCTGCATATAATGGAACGGATAATGTTTCGACTACAGGGAATCCTGGAACAATCAATATTCCCAGCACATTGAATGGTGTGCAATATAGCGCTGGATCATTGGCAATAGATCAAAATGGGTTAATAACAGCTACGTATGGTAATCAAAAATATGCTTTTGGGAAATTAGCATTTGCAAACTTTACCAATCCTGAAGGCTTAGAGCGTGTTGGGGATACTCAATTTGCCGCTTCCGCTAACTCGGGTGCTGTTAGTTATTCACCATCGGGGTCTAATGGCGTTGGTTCACTTGTTTCTGGCGAATTGGAGATGTCAAATGTTGATTTGTCATCAGAGTTTACAGAAATGATTATTGCTAATCGAGCTTATCAAGCAAATGCCCGTGTGATTACTACTTCAGATGATGTTTTACAAGAATTGACAGGTTTAAAGAGAAGCTAA
- a CDS encoding flagellar FlbD family protein, with product MIELTAISGAKFFLNPDLIYRVEETPDTVITLTTEKVLLAQESAEQINYLIIAYRREIFAKLFEH from the coding sequence TTGATTGAACTCACAGCAATTAGCGGAGCAAAGTTTTTTTTGAATCCAGACTTGATTTATCGAGTTGAAGAAACACCAGATACAGTGATTACGTTGACAACTGAGAAAGTACTTTTGGCACAAGAGTCAGCAGAACAAATCAATTATTTAATTATTGCTTATCGGCGTGAAATATTTGCCAAGTTGTTTGAGCATTAA
- a CDS encoding flagellar basal body-associated FliL family protein, producing the protein MAKEEKSSKGKKWIIIIPLVLILAVGCGIGGDLLANKLLNKPKVEKKVDTGGIANGEKIVPMDKFLVNLANDGSSQKYISVNISLVVSSKKAAQLKKNTALVRDSVINVLRQKKESDILANANSVPNLKTELINTINQNYGQKIVDQVFITNMVIQ; encoded by the coding sequence ATGGCTAAAGAGGAAAAAAGTTCTAAAGGGAAAAAATGGATTATTATTATTCCTTTAGTGTTAATTCTAGCAGTTGGCTGTGGAATCGGAGGCGATCTCCTAGCCAATAAGTTATTGAATAAGCCTAAAGTTGAAAAAAAAGTTGATACTGGTGGAATTGCTAATGGCGAGAAGATTGTTCCAATGGATAAGTTTTTGGTTAATTTAGCTAATGATGGTTCTTCACAAAAATATATTAGTGTCAATATTTCGTTAGTTGTGTCGAGTAAAAAGGCGGCACAGTTAAAGAAAAACACTGCTCTAGTTAGAGATAGTGTAATTAATGTTTTGCGGCAAAAGAAAGAAAGCGATATTTTAGCCAATGCTAATAGTGTGCCGAATCTGAAGACTGAATTGATTAATACAATCAACCAGAACTATGGTCAAAAAATTGTTGATCAGGTTTTCATCACTAATATGGTAATTCAATAG
- a CDS encoding flagellar biosynthetic protein FliO: MEMLFTVLKLIIGLVVVVYLINIFLKYLNHYSLQTNKSFRILQKIPVSKSSSIGIVQVVDRVYVMSFSEQQNQILFEIPTDEAKKLLAEIQQTTTTDPKKLQQSFVSVLAQAKRNLENKKRK; the protein is encoded by the coding sequence ATGGAAATGCTGTTTACGGTACTAAAACTGATCATCGGACTAGTTGTAGTCGTGTATTTGATTAATATTTTCTTGAAATATTTAAATCATTATTCGCTGCAAACTAACAAGTCGTTTCGTATTCTCCAAAAGATTCCAGTTAGCAAAAGTTCTTCAATTGGAATTGTCCAAGTTGTTGACCGGGTTTATGTAATGAGCTTTTCAGAACAGCAAAACCAAATTTTATTTGAAATACCAACTGATGAAGCTAAAAAACTATTGGCTGAAATTCAACAAACAACTACGACCGATCCTAAGAAACTGCAGCAAAGCTTTGTTAGTGTGCTAGCTCAAGCTAAACGAAATTTAGAAAATAAAAAGAGGAAGTAA
- the fliP gene encoding flagellar type III secretion system pore protein FliP (The bacterial flagellar biogenesis protein FliP forms a type III secretion system (T3SS)-type pore required for flagellar assembly.), whose amino-acid sequence MKKKLTLLSISGLAALFWLLIPATPVLAISTSGISSAVNNLVGGNSGSNQIINTFLMLTLLSFIPLLLVMTTSFTRIIMVLSFTRSALGTQQNPPNQVLIGLALFLTFFIMRPVYTNIYQQAVVPYERQQITQQQAVDRSELRMKKFMYKQTREKDIQLFVEQSSTPNQHYHSYKKVPMTIITPAFILSELRTAFSIGFLIFIPFLIIDMVVSSVLMSMGMVMLPPVMISLPFKILLFVLADGWYLLVESLIQSFK is encoded by the coding sequence ATGAAAAAAAAGCTGACATTGTTATCAATATCCGGATTAGCTGCTTTATTTTGGCTTTTGATTCCAGCGACACCTGTATTGGCAATCAGCACAAGTGGAATTTCATCGGCCGTTAATAATCTAGTTGGTGGAAATAGTGGGTCAAATCAAATTATCAATACATTTTTGATGTTGACTTTGCTGTCGTTTATCCCTTTACTATTGGTTATGACAACTTCTTTTACTCGCATCATTATGGTATTGTCATTTACTCGTAGTGCACTAGGAACTCAACAAAACCCGCCTAATCAAGTTTTGATTGGGCTGGCTTTGTTTTTGACTTTTTTCATTATGCGGCCAGTCTATACTAACATTTATCAACAAGCCGTGGTTCCCTATGAACGACAACAAATTACGCAACAGCAAGCGGTTGATCGATCGGAATTGCGAATGAAAAAGTTTATGTATAAGCAAACACGAGAAAAAGATATTCAATTATTTGTTGAGCAAAGTTCTACTCCAAATCAGCACTACCATTCATATAAGAAAGTACCAATGACAATTATTACACCGGCGTTTATCTTGAGCGAATTGCGAACGGCTTTTAGCATCGGTTTTTTAATCTTTATTCCGTTTTTGATTATTGATATGGTTGTTTCAAGTGTCTTAATGTCAATGGGGATGGTAATGTTGCCACCAGTTATGATTTCATTGCCATTCAAAATTTTGTTATTTGTTTTGGCTGATGGTTGGTATTTGTTGGTTGAATCACTAATTCAGAGTTTTAAATAA
- the fliQ gene encoding flagellar biosynthesis protein FliQ yields the protein MSLEMVMDVLRDAFIRTLLISAPVLLVGMLVGLVISVFQATTQIQEQTLSFVPKLIAVFLTLILTGNFMINILLEFTKYIFRLISSL from the coding sequence ATGTCGCTTGAAATGGTTATGGATGTTTTACGAGATGCATTTATTAGAACCTTACTAATTTCAGCACCAGTTTTGTTGGTTGGAATGCTGGTTGGCCTGGTTATTAGTGTCTTTCAGGCAACAACGCAAATTCAAGAACAGACATTGAGTTTTGTTCCCAAGTTAATAGCGGTTTTTTTGACGCTGATTTTAACCGGGAATTTTATGATTAATATCTTGTTAGAATTTACCAAATATATTTTTCGGTTGATTTCTTCCTTATGA
- a CDS encoding flagellar biosynthetic protein FliR has product MITLVEVQIVALLLCRIMSFLAAAPIFSQKAFPNLAKIIIGFSLIIAAYPIVAKYQGTSNELVFILLAAKEILVGLAMGYLSQLVFNAVMIAGQMIDFQVGFSIAQAYDATFQMMSSQFGRVYYWLATAVFFMMDFYQQLIIGVVRSFKIISLTGGSADGATIQGVVRLFCQAIVMSLELAAPMVVAMLVVNLLLGVISRSIPQINVLMLSLPLQTGLSFLLMLLILPNLISFFQQNLPNSINNMMDFVRSLK; this is encoded by the coding sequence GTGATTACATTGGTCGAGGTTCAAATTGTTGCATTATTACTTTGCCGGATCATGTCCTTTTTGGCTGCTGCACCTATCTTCTCACAGAAGGCCTTCCCTAACCTAGCTAAAATAATCATTGGTTTTAGTCTGATTATTGCTGCTTATCCAATTGTCGCTAAATATCAAGGAACGAGTAACGAATTAGTTTTTATCTTGTTGGCAGCCAAAGAGATTTTAGTTGGCTTGGCGATGGGATATTTAAGTCAACTTGTTTTTAATGCAGTAATGATTGCCGGTCAGATGATTGATTTTCAAGTTGGTTTTTCAATTGCCCAAGCTTATGATGCAACTTTCCAAATGATGTCTTCACAATTTGGGCGTGTCTATTATTGGTTAGCAACGGCGGTTTTTTTCATGATGGATTTTTATCAGCAATTAATCATTGGTGTTGTCCGATCGTTTAAGATTATTTCATTAACTGGTGGATCAGCTGACGGAGCAACAATTCAGGGTGTAGTTCGTTTGTTTTGCCAAGCTATTGTAATGTCATTGGAGTTAGCAGCACCAATGGTTGTTGCTATGCTGGTAGTTAATTTATTACTAGGAGTTATTTCAAGATCGATTCCGCAGATTAATGTTTTGATGCTTAGCTTACCATTACAAACTGGTTTGAGCTTCTTATTGATGTTGCTGATATTGCCAAATTTAATTAGTTTTTTTCAACAAAATTTACCAAATTCAATTAACAACATGATGGATTTTGTCAGGTCATTGAAGTAA